From one Felis catus isolate Fca126 chromosome E2, F.catus_Fca126_mat1.0, whole genome shotgun sequence genomic stretch:
- the SYNGR4 gene encoding synaptogyrin-4 isoform X1: MHIPESLQDLADSEAVQFLKRPKTITRIFAGVFSLVVFSSLLTDGHQNNTESSRLHCVLNSNSTACGFAVGAGLLAFLTCLAFLALDTHESRIGSSRFKTAFQLLDFILAAPPVLWTGIWFVGFCFLAHQWQHSPPEGLLLGSSSAKAAITFTFFSVLVWAFQAYLALRDLRNDAPVPYKRSLDEGGVALTTLSPPSAAGPVNTPPAGPNSLNYASSALSPYLATPKAPRLAMMPDN, translated from the exons ATGCACATCCCTGAAAGCCTCCAGGACCTGGCTGACAGCGAAGCCGTGCAGTTTCTGAAGAGGCCAAAGACGATCACCCGGATCTTTGCAGGG GTGTTCTCCCTCGTCGTCTTCTCCTCCCTGCTGACCGACGGCCACCAGAACAACACGGAGTCTTCGAGGCTCCACTGCGTCCTGAACAGCAACAGCACGGCCTGCGGCTTCGCCGTGGGGGCCGGCCTCCTGGCCTTCCTCACCTGCCTGGCCTTCCTCGCCCTGGACACCCACGAGAGCCGCATCGGCAGCAGCCGCTTCAAGACGGCCTTCCAGCTCCTGGACTTCATCCTGGCTG CCCCCCCAGTCCTGTGGACAGGCATCTGGTTCGTGGGTTTCTGCTTCCTGGCCCACCAGTGGCAGCACTCACCCCCCGAAGGGCTCCTCCTGGGAAGCAGCAGCGCCAAGGCCGCCATCACCTTCACTTTCTTCTCCGTCCTCGTCTGG GCCTTCCAGGCCTACCTGGCCCTCCGGGACCTCCGGAACGACGCTCCAGTCCCTTACAAGCGCTCCCTGGATGAGGGTGGTGTGGCGCTAACCACCCTCTCCCCGCCCTCTGCTGCCGGCCCTGTTAACACACCCCCCGCTGGCCCCAACAGCCTGAATTACGccag
- the SYNGR4 gene encoding synaptogyrin-4 isoform X2, with amino-acid sequence MHIPESLQDLADSEAVQFLKRPKTITRIFAGVFSLVVFSSLLTDGHQNNTESSRLHCVLNSNSTACGFAVGAGLLAFLTCLAFLALDTHESRIGSSRFKTAFQLLDFILAVLWTGIWFVGFCFLAHQWQHSPPEGLLLGSSSAKAAITFTFFSVLVWAFQAYLALRDLRNDAPVPYKRSLDEGGVALTTLSPPSAAGPVNTPPAGPNSLNYASSALSPYLATPKAPRLAMMPDN; translated from the exons ATGCACATCCCTGAAAGCCTCCAGGACCTGGCTGACAGCGAAGCCGTGCAGTTTCTGAAGAGGCCAAAGACGATCACCCGGATCTTTGCAGGG GTGTTCTCCCTCGTCGTCTTCTCCTCCCTGCTGACCGACGGCCACCAGAACAACACGGAGTCTTCGAGGCTCCACTGCGTCCTGAACAGCAACAGCACGGCCTGCGGCTTCGCCGTGGGGGCCGGCCTCCTGGCCTTCCTCACCTGCCTGGCCTTCCTCGCCCTGGACACCCACGAGAGCCGCATCGGCAGCAGCCGCTTCAAGACGGCCTTCCAGCTCCTGGACTTCATCCTGGCTG TCCTGTGGACAGGCATCTGGTTCGTGGGTTTCTGCTTCCTGGCCCACCAGTGGCAGCACTCACCCCCCGAAGGGCTCCTCCTGGGAAGCAGCAGCGCCAAGGCCGCCATCACCTTCACTTTCTTCTCCGTCCTCGTCTGG GCCTTCCAGGCCTACCTGGCCCTCCGGGACCTCCGGAACGACGCTCCAGTCCCTTACAAGCGCTCCCTGGATGAGGGTGGTGTGGCGCTAACCACCCTCTCCCCGCCCTCTGCTGCCGGCCCTGTTAACACACCCCCCGCTGGCCCCAACAGCCTGAATTACGccag